The segment TTTAAgctacattttaatttttataaataagaCACAAATCCAATGTTTACTTGTTCCCAATTCAGTGtggatttgtatttatttatttatgacaaATATGTCTGAAAAAAGTAGATAGAAGTGTATGAATATAGATGCAcagaattaaatgtatttattaaaagaataaatttAATGTTTGGTTATATAATTTTTAGTTTGGCAAGCAACCACTTGTGTATGATTGCAAAAGATGTGAATTACAGTTAAGGAAGATAGATACAAAACAAATTAGAAATTTACTAATGgaaaaacaaccaaacaaaatattaaagtctactataaattatatatatttaaaatatataaaataataagtgAAGTGTGATTCACAGAAATGAGCAAAAATGTCACTTAGACTCATCTGTTCTTGAGCATCATCTGGTGGTCCGCAGTGATAAAATGTCTTCATACTTGTTAAAGCCTGTATCTTACATTATtgtgttacactctaaaaaatgatgggttaaaaacaaccaaagcTGGGATGgaaaatagacaaacccagcaactgggttgttttaacctaacggttgggttaaatgtttgccaaacatgctgggtagttttatttaactcaactattttatagaaattactgtattgcttgcttaaaatgaacccaaaatatgctggaatttagcatttattaatatgtttaataaatgaacatttattaataagataataaataataaacaataaacatttactacatttcttattaataaatgtacaccttttgattattattgttgcctctagtaattatgtgtctgatttttaatttccaacctattttgggttcattttaagccagccaattagtcattttaaaacaatagtGGAGTCAAATAAAACTGCTAAGGCAGGTTAGGCAAACAtctaacccaaccgctgggttaaaacaacccaattgctgggtttgtccatcttcaacccaacttgggttctttttaacccagcattttttttttttaattgtaattaaaaaaaaaaaaatgtaactacttatattttattttatttttcctccATCATACACTTTAGCCTCATAGTAGCCTACtatgtttggttgctagggagtgactttgTAGCCGCcattgatgatactccaaaggctgcttgtgagtatgaatgatataaaccaaccctaATGCCTCTATAACATATGAATTTGAAAACATCCCTCTTTGGTTTTGGGTTGCTATGGTGCTCAgcaatggttgctagggcatggcttgatagcttcacgaTGACCCTGcaagactgattggttgccagagtaaaatgagcccacccccatgtctctataaCACTGTGCTCCAAAGATATCCATCTGGGCCTTTTATAATGTCAGTCTATGGAATCAGTAGCTCGGGAGGCCACCTCTCtactggggccgtattcacaaaacattttatcttaccaccaAGAGTTCtccagtaaaagttcttagctaagagttttctcttaaaacctattcacaaagctgctgagaccaacttttactaaggaatagactgaagtcttaagctaagagtaagggcggggttgacctcgttgctatggagtatacacacagtgattggctgatggggaggagtcagtgatttaatcataaaatattgtagaatgaagTGTCATATtcccatattaaaataaaggttttaaaatgcaaatgttgcactattcaaataaatatgttttaataaaaatgtatatattccaaaatatacatatattactctattcaatcatttgtaagtgtgaactcatgaaaaccattgccccaggtaatcagacaatatttatttatttgttaaagatttatttttggcgtctcatcatagattcaaatctataaatcaaaatatattgcatttataaagaaaaggttgagcacccaaggctctatcgctattgcctcaatggtgttcactgttcagtgtctttgggtggattaggactgtttgtgatttggtcttagtgacttaggagtcctcttgactacttctaacatttcacagatttaggagctagttttagtgcttaaatgctttgtgaaattctcttagagcaaaaatttaggactcctaaaattaggactgacacgcccattatttttaagagtttctcctaaattggtaagttaggagctacttttagccttaagatgttttgtgaatacggcccctgatctACAGATATAACTCTCAACTTTAGTCAATGGAATtcttttgggtggttgctagggtgctgaatcaacaaacaaaacaagcattCTCAACAGGAAAACTAATGGGTTATGGTCAGTGTATACAGTCACAGGTAAAGCAGATGTCGAAGGAAGTCCTAAGGCTTCCTTCTCTATCATGAAGTAATTGATCTGATGTTTGTTAAATTTccgtgaaaaataacaaataggATGGTCCAAACCAGCGTCATCCTCCTGAAGGGGTATGGCCCCAGTGCTTAAAGCTAAATGACGCTACTGTTTTACTGACGCCTTTCCGCAGTTGAAACCCTCATTGAGTGATTGCATATGAGACATGATACGAATTTCGGTatgttgtactgtatcttttatcATACAAGTCGgatgtttatttgtgtttatttcatATTGTAACTACTAAAgcgtaagagatgatcggtacACATGCCCTCTACATGAACTAAAGCGCTACAGATCTGTCATGCCACAGAGCGCCAAGAAAGATTGCAACAGCTCGAGAGACGATATCACTCAAGTCTATTGGAAAGTAATCCATTTTTCGATTCTTGTGAGGTTTACGCTCACAACAGACTTATGTTTAGGTGGCTATTTTTGGtgctattttttataattttatttaactatgATTGTGCAGCACATTGGTCAATGTCTTGTCATTTTAATCTTGCTTCATAAATAAACAGAAACAGGAAACAAACCTGTGACTTTCTCAAACTGAAAGAAAACTTATTTCCtttaaccatttgaaaatgcaCTAGGGTTTGAAAATAAGTGTTGAAACAGTTAGGTCAAACACTAACACACTGTCACATTTTCAAAGCTATTATGAATTAAATTTAAGTATTTGCTTAGTTATGATTGAAGTTATTTCATAATGTAATTTGTTTTCATTCTTTTAATCCAGTTTCACTAAATGACTCATTCATGTTGCCGCTTTTTACTGAGGAAAGCTCTCTGCCAGAGGTCCAATGTTTTGAAGTTGTGAAAAATGATAAACAGTTTGATAATGTTGTGAAAGATTCGGAGTTGGTGACAGTACCTGTTACGGGTGAATCCTTCTTTGCCATGTCACAGGGATGGATAATGAGTGGGAAGTTACCTGTCAAATTGTGTTACCCACTGCTTACAGACAGCAAGTGTTAAATTTGGCTCACGATCATTATCTGTCAGGTCATCTAGGAATTACAAAAACATATAATCGTTTCTTGAAGCATTTCTTTTGGCCTGGCTTGAAAAAGATGTCACTACTGTTCCACTTGTCATGTATGTCAGGTAACAGGAAAGCCAAATCAAAAGATTCAACCTGCTCCATTGGTCCCCATTCCTGTAATTGGTGAGCCTTTCGAGCATGTTATTTTGGACTGCGTCGGCCCTTTCCCAATGACAAAATCAAGAAATCAGTTTTTGTGCTCTGCAACACGATTCCCCGAAGCAATATCGTTGAGAAAAATTACTTCTGCAGCTATTGTAAAGTCACTGATCACATTCTTTTTCACATTTGGACTGCCAAAAATTGTACAGACGGATCAAGGAATGAATTTTCTCTCCAAACTGTTCAGACAGGTGTTAAAATCTTTGGGTATAACGCATAGAGTTTCTAGCGCATATCATCCCGAAAGTCAAGGGGCAATTGAGCGGTTTCACCAAATTCTGAAATCGATGTTGCGCAAAAACTGCCTAAGCTCCGGTAGAGAGTGGGATGAAGGGGTCATGTTAGTTTTATTTGGCATTCGTGAAACTGTTCAAGAATCCCTTGGTTTTAGTCCCGCAGATCTAGTGTTTGGTCATACAGTGCGTGGTCCACTCAAAATTTTAAAAGAGGGAATGCTGGGTGAGGATGTAGCACCCAAGGAAAATATACTGGATTATGTTAGCCGATTCAGGGAGTGCCTACATAATGCCTGTACGTTTGCAAAATAATCTTTGGCTGGAGcacaaaagaacacaaaaaaacacttcGATATAAAGTCTGTCACTCTTGTAATCAAACCTGGAGATGAAGTCTTGGAACTTTTGCCAGTTCCTGGCTCTGCTCTGTCTGCTCGTTTTGCTGGTCCATATGTGGTATCTATAAAACTGAGTGACACAGATTATGTTGTGCATACTCCTGATCTTAAACGGAAATTTCGGACATGTCATATTAATATGTTAAAGCTGTATTGTTCcagtgtgacatgaacaagactttattaactagactaaacacataactactctaacattcacacacatacatgcatacagtttaccaagggAAAGAGAAagctaaagcagagtacaggaagcacaAAGTTACAGCATTATTTgaaattcagcagatcaacagccttgagcaagccatcagtttagttttaacaggggtaaggatactcaatgtatcgaATAATGaaactaagtttgatacttgcatgtctcgcccatttgaattaaaactgtcctgatgcaatttgtggaggctctcattgaatctttgctgatattgtcttgatgaaaCAGAAACAGGAGTCAggggatctttggtgaatggaaggtctaggccaaagcctggcacaagcttggggttccttagaagcttctagtaGACCTAAAGCTTCATCTTGACAAcagcatttgtcagtaaaagaGAAAATGAAGAGAATTTGATCTGGTGATCATTGATTTTAAGGGGTGAAggtgtcacaccctcttgaggtgtctgagccaataaggagtttccGCTAATGGATGCAGCAAGTGGATTTTGCAAATTCCAATGGAGAGAGAATGCTAAATTCATGACATTTATAACACCATTTGGGAGGGATTTCTTTCATAGACTTCCTTTCGGAATCTCAAGTGCGCTGGAGATATTCCAAAGAGAGATGAATAACCTCTTAAGAGACCATGAAGGTACAGCAGCGTACATGGATGACATAATCATCTATGGGGAAACGCCACAGAGGTTCGCGATTGTTGTCTACGGAGGATCTTGAAGACACTTTCTGATGCGGGATTGAAACTCAGTGATGACAAATGTCTGTTGAGACAAACACAGATACAGTTTCTTGGCCACATCATTGATGCTCGTGGAGTCAGATCAGATAAGAAAAGGATGTGGCCATTATGAATATTCAACCTCCACAGAACGTGACAGAAGTAAAGAGGATCTTGGGAATGGTTCATTATCTAGGTTGATACCTACCTGGTTTGGCTGAGATAACCCTTCCATTTAATGATCTGCTAAAAGCGACACAGTCTGGACTTGTAGTCATGCACAGGAACAAGCGCTCAAAAGAGTTAAACAGCTCATGACTGAAACACTAgttctttcctttttttgatGTGAACAAACCAACCATTGTAAGTGTGGACGCTAGCAGTTATGGACTAGGAGGAGTTCTCTTTCAGCAGCATGATGGATGTTTGAGACCTGTAGCTTACTGTTCACGTACCTTAACCAACACCTAAACAAAACACGTACAGATTGAAAAGGAATGTTTCAGTGTGGTATGGGCTTGTGAAAGATTTTCCAAGTACTTGTATGGTCTGGACAGTTTTGTAATTCACACAGACCATAAGTCATTGATTCTGCTCATCAACAGCAAGGAAATTGACATGGTTCCTCTGAGATGCCAGCGACTCTTGATTCGACTGATGAGGTTCAATGCCAAGGCTGAATATGTACCAGGGAAATTACTGGTTATTGCTGATACTTTTTCTAGACATTCATCTTCAACAACACATCTGGATTCAGTGGAGCGTACAGATGACATTATGGCCCTGGAGGAGTCCACTAGAGCTACCTGGCCAGTCAAGCTGAACGAGGTCATAGAAAGCACAAAGACTGATTCCGAGTTGCAGGTGGTGATGAAGTACGTTAGACAGGGATGGCACGTCAAGCCTTACTTTGCTGTGGAAGATAATATGTTTTCTGTTTGTCATGATCTTCTGATTTATAGTGACAGGATCATTATTCCAAGTGTCATGAGAGCTGAGATCAAGAAGAAACTTCATGATGGTCACATGGGGATCGTCAAGTGAAAATTGCAGCTGACATTTGTGAAGTCAACAAAAGAAACTACCTTGTAGTGGTTGACTATTTTTCTAGATTCATCTACATTGCCTATCTTCTAGATATGTCAGGAAAGACAGTGGCATTGAGATTGAGCAACATGTTCACTAGATGGGGTTGTCCTGATTAGGGGTGGGAATCGGAGGGTacctcacgatacgatacgatCACGATAAATGGCTCACGATAACGATAATATCGCGAGTCAGCGATTCTGCAATAATCGATATATCGCTAGACAATCCTGTAATGATACATCGCGATATTGGTcttaatatgaaaacaaaatgcacgTGAAAAGGTTAAGTGCAGGTTAACGGATAAATCCgatcttatatgtacatttaatagAGTTCACGTCACCGAAAGCAAGAAATATGAGTTAATTTCAGTCAATTTCAAAATCAGAGACTGCAATAGGAGAGAGCTGCAACAGCACTGGTAAggtctcattacttttaatgaacataaatgtgtgttacgcgtctgcgacttactttcactttcatatgCGGCAGTTTGCGCGTCAGCTTGCTGTAGAGATCTGCGGCGATGTGTGATGTAGTAGCGCCGTCATATCTGACTCTCacatgtttcagttttagtatttttgggagaagtaaaatttacatatgtagtttcaacaaccagatgtATTTAGACTGATGCATAGACAGTTTTGACTGGAATGCGTCCCAGACCAtctcctgaagtggtttgagcgatcggatttaaatccgtCTCAAATTCGTTTTTTAGGCATTTAGGCATTTAGACCTGGTCTTTTCACGATCggatagctatccgatcagagaaaatgcatgaagtgaccaggtgcaAACAGACCCTTTGACGTTATTCAAGCGCTTAGATATACACGGGAGCGTtcgaaagcaggcgtctatcagcagaTCCCTAATATATGCTTTCAAACGCTTCCGTGTATATctaagcgctcggtgaagaaCGTCAAAGATGTCTAGTTTGTCACATCAATGGTATAAAAGTGTTTCAAGACTTTGAACTTAAACGTGGCTGGGGCATCTATTTTACTCACACTGCTGTCCGCCATCCTGTTAATAACCTCTTTTTCTTAGGCTAGTTAACTTAAGTTCACATTTCCCTCATTCATGTGTTGAGCGCCGCCTTGAAGTAGTGACGCTTTGAGCAAAGAAATCTATTTATAGCgctttatgttttttattaaaatatcgatatttggcGCAGCGATACGATTCTCGTATCGCACAGAGAAGGACGACGATATATCGCCATATCGATATTTTGTCCCACCCCTAGTCCTGATACCCTTGTTACGGACAATGGTCCGCATTTTATTTGTCAACAGTTTCAGGATTTTGCAAAAGCTTACGGGTTTCACCACATCACCATGAGCTCATATTTTCCACAGTCAAATGGTGAGGTTGAAAGGGCCATGAGAATCGCAAAGCACATTCTCAGGTAAGAGGATCCTTTTCTAGCTCTTCTAGCTTACAGAGCTACACCCACCTAGGGCACAGGCCCTGCGCAGTTGATGCTTGGACACCAGCTGGAAACACCGGTTCCTGTCCTGGAAAAGAAACCTGAGTGTTCTGATTTCTCAAAGGTGAGAGTAACAGACAATATGGCGAAATCTAACTACAAGCTTTATTGTGACAGACGTCATGGTTGTCGACCGTTGCTTGAACTCAAACCTGGAGACCCTATTACAGTCAAAACGGACAACTAGAAAGGCTGGAACCAGACAGCTACAGTTGTTTGTAAAAACACAACTCAGAGATCTAACATAATTCGCACAGAGaatggagacttgagaagaaacAGAAATTATCTCCGTTTCTGCAACCCATCTTCACACCAATATGAGTTCGACAAAGAGAGAGGTGTGGATGAAGAACAGACACAAGCTGAACAACATCCAAGTAATCAAGATCAAAACGTAGAGCAAGACATTccagaacaacaacaaaaaaagttgttaCATCCAGAGGAAGAGTTGTTAAACAGCCTggatatttgaaagactttgtAGTTAGTACATAATTACTACATGAGGCAGAATAAATCTCAGCATCTATGTGGGTGTCTGGTAGTCTACCCGGAATCCCTAGATAGTCACTCATGATTCTAAAGAAGATTTAATTGCTTTAATAAGATGTTTGAAAGAAGAAGACACTGAAAGCtgtttgtttattatgtttattagtATTGTTGGGGAATGCTCACATTTGAATGCAGAATAATATTTGAAAACAGGGGAAGATGTAATGACAGTTTGAGAATCTGGTTATATACAGTAATGTATAGAGCAACTTGTACCTGTTGTGGTATGCGTAGCTAATGAGTATATACGGTAGATGGGGAGTCAACACAGAGTGCGTTAATGCTGCTACATGTTGCACAGTTGTAAATAACAGGAACAAAGTAACGCTTGTATCGCCACATTTATACATTACAGTTTAGCTGTTTACTATATGAAGTAGATAACTGGCGAAGTTTGTATTTAAAGAATTTCCATTTACTTGTCCAGGAAACCAGGCTATTATCATTAACAATATCGGAAACAATACCTTTGACCAATTTAATATAATCTTCATTTCCGAGAAGGTtagagttattattattattattaaatttttatttgacatggataTCACAGTTACATTGGACAAACCATATGCACTTGCTTAAGTGTTAGCACACATGCTAATGCTAATTAGCACACATGCTAATTTTCAACATCAGTCCACAGGAGGCTTTTCATAAAGCAAAAAAGAAAAGCTTTCTGTTTATAGAGTTTCCCTAGAAATATGTGGGACTGTCACTATTCCTTAACACTTGTGTGGTCACAAGGATTTGCTTGTTGCTGCAGTTACATATTTTGTTTTGGCTACAATATAgccaatatatttatattttatatataaaatatttatatataaatatcaatatatttacttaaaaaggTGTACACCCAGTCTTTGctttatatatattagtgctgtcaaaagcatccaacacacacacacacacacacacgtgtttgtatatatatggcAATTTGTCTGTAGAGGAAAttgctataaaaaaatatatcccctgtttcacagacaaggcttaagttagtccaagactaaaatgcatgtttgagtttTTTAACTTGCActaacatatcttaaaatatgtcagagccgttgttttgtctcaagatgcacaccagtagaggttttttttttttttttttcctagggtacatttataaaaacttaaataccctaactgaactaaggcctaatcctggcttactctaagccctgtctgtgaaaccaggccatagAAACTGTTGtcattaaatattgttttgttcAGAAAAAAAGAGTTTAAACAGGAAGGTTAGGTATAAAGATTGAACTCAAGAGATTTCCTGACCACTATGTTACTTCAACAAAACAGCAGGTTTTGCTCTTTGGGGAGCTTGAGGTTAAAGAAGCACAGATGTGCACATATGCACTGAAGTCATTAGTATGCAACATTTATGGCGTGTGGAGGCTGGTAGCCCATGTTCACGACTTGAGTTGGCTGGTTAAAAGCTTGTGGCTGCTGGTGTACTGGGTTGATGGTTTGGTTAATGACCACTACGGAATGCCGTCGAGCCTTCAGCTCTCTTGCCATCTGACACCAGACGCACACAGGGCAACAGGTCACCACACAGCAGTCATCTTGTATCGAACCCTTAATGAGAGAAAATAACTTTAAATCTAAAGTGATGTGAAACTGAGTAGTCTAAAAGGGGAGGGTGGGTGAAACATCAGCCCATATAAAATGGGGACACAAATTTGAGCCATGCAACATCTAAATATGATATAAAGCTATTCATTTTGTATTTCCTAAACTGAAAGAGAGTACTTGAACACTACTAGAAAAGactttcatgttttgttctACAAAAGGTTATATTCATTAAAACCTCAAATGTAAATTTTAaagtctgtttaaaaaaaaaaaaaaaaaattccaattCGTAAACAAATAAACTCACACCACTGTGGTAGTTTTAttcaaatacagaaaaaatgcatcatggtttcctcaaaaacattaagcaacacaactgttttcaacattgctaATAATCAGAATATCATTGCTAATaatcagcaaatcagcatattagaatgatttctgaaggatcatgtgacactgaagactggaataatggatgttgaaaattaatttattttaaatagtaataattgTCAAAACTGTAATACAGTTAATATTACAGTTAATAAATACTACTAATAAATAGTAATTACCTTAATGTGGTACCTCTCTCTCATACTGCTCCTCATGGCGAGAGTAATGGGGTGCAACATGCCTCCAAAGCATATCTCCAGCAAGGGGAGACAGAGACACTCTCCAAAATCCTCACTGGTCTTACACATGAGGCAGTATGTACACCAGAAACCACAGCAACCTGCCACAGGAAAACAGATGTCAAAAGTTTATGCATTCAGATCATACGCAAGCGCACATCCTCAAACACAAATATCACACAGCTGATTTTCATCATTTCTCACATACTAACATATGCCTAACTCTATATTATACTTCCAGTAAATTCCCTTTTTCTCTCTCATCAAACACTTACAAATGCCCATGTCTTCGCAGCAGTCACACACTCCGCTGCTCCACTGGTTTAGCCTCAAGATATCAGTGGTCACAACCATGGCTGGCTGGACACTTACAGCTGAATGTGTCATCATCATTCCACTGAGCTGGAAAAACACATGGGAAAATCCACAGACAAATAAGAATGCTTGTCTTCAACATATGCTtctaataaatacatataaatagatatgtatttatttataaaggcATGTGTTTTAAGTTTAATACTAATAAAGTAAGCAATAATTAAGGTCTGAGCAGCGGTGCTGTATTGTGTATACAGTCATGGCTGAAGAGCATGACTGTGACTTGTAAattcacaatacagcacagcctctcttacttatataaaaaaatagtccctgacatTTCTTTAATGGGGAAAGGGTGTGGCTTCAAAATTAAAAGTGAATGAATGACGCAGACATGCAGGGGTTACTCATACTTCATTAAATTAATAGTAAACCGTTTTTGCTGAAATGCATAATACATGGAACAGTTTTGACAGtatattgtttgtttatgttGCAAAGGGTGTTGCCAAGCGCCAAATGTACGAAAGAAAGTTTCTTTCTCAAGAGGCtggtgaaccgatcatctcttcctactagatAATTTATTgcgtcaaataaacatgaatgaacatgagaaggaaagttgtttcaaacacggaaagacgtcagtacacaccatttttcaagttcaagtccaccaaggttaatcttctaactcctgactgctttgtcggacaaaatggcagaattggcgttatgattggttagattgcttgtcaatcaaactcccagcgaagggtcaattctgATATTTCCttcattattatttcttatGTTTTCTGTATGTATAATTTATGGACATATCATTTCTGTTCTGTTTCTTTAACTGCCACGCCCACTTGTTACGCGAGATTTAATGGATTCAGGCAGTAAAAGAAGGGAGAAACAGTTTTCTTTCCGTTGCTATCATTTATGGATAAAACTTGTTTAAACGTTTAAGGAAACACAAGACAAAGGTTTAACaagtgtaacattataaaatacaagAACCAACAGGatttgtgtatatttttgtatatttgtgtttttgattAAACTCGCACTTGTTTACGGACTTTGGACTGAATTCTGTGATGAGTAAGAACCCAATTTTCCTGCTGCCAATTTTGCATCTACAGTGCTCCAGTGACGACAATTTTTTTGAGAGAAATTGCTGAATTACACTTTTAAACGTAAGTATTGGGTTTCAACTTACTCAaatatcaaataataaaaatgtaaaattaaaagaaacccTTTAAAGCAGTTCAAATGTTGACATATCTTTCTAAGATGCGATTATATACAGAAATGGACCATGGTGAACATATTTAGACAGTTTGTTAGCCCTGGTTAGTTTTCAGACAGTTGTACAAGCATTAGTCACATCAACAGCAGCTGTCACAGTTGCTAGGCGACAAGAACAGTCCTCCATAGGCTAGACCACCATTTAACAATGCTCAGTCTGACCTTTGTGGCCTTCGAAGGCATGGCCTTTTAAGTTTGAGTCCTTcaaaggatgcagcctctgaattgggacacagagATTTCCATCAGCG is part of the Chanodichthys erythropterus isolate Z2021 chromosome 11, ASM2448905v1, whole genome shotgun sequence genome and harbors:
- the LOC137030265 gene encoding cornifelin homolog; translation: MMMTHSAVSVQPAMVVTTDILRLNQWSSGVCDCCEDMGICCCGFWCTYCLMCKTSEDFGECLCLPLLEICFGGMLHPITLAMRSSMRERYHIKGSIQDDCCVVTCCPVCVWCQMARELKARRHSVVVINQTINPVHQQPQAFNQPTQVVNMGYQPPHAINVAY